The Flavobacteriales bacterium genome window below encodes:
- a CDS encoding O-methyltransferase — MEFIGKALDEYCCSHTSGESDLLRKINRETHLKVLMPRMLSGHFQGRVLSMLSKMIQPKSILEIGTYTGYSALCLAEGLTKDGKLITLDKNAELEKRVRGYFDESDWSAQIEYMIGDAMKLIPGLSVNPDLVFIDADKENYLNYYSMIIDRVPSGGYIIADNVLWSGKVLESNEKLDKDT, encoded by the coding sequence ATGGAATTTATTGGTAAAGCTTTGGACGAATATTGTTGTTCTCACACCAGTGGTGAAAGCGATTTACTTCGTAAAATCAACAGGGAAACTCATCTCAAAGTGTTAATGCCGCGGATGCTGTCGGGTCATTTTCAGGGAAGAGTATTAAGTATGCTTTCTAAAATGATTCAACCAAAATCCATTTTGGAAATTGGTACCTATACCGGTTATTCGGCATTGTGTTTGGCTGAAGGTTTAACTAAAGATGGTAAATTAATTACGCTGGATAAAAATGCAGAACTGGAGAAGAGAGTTCGTGGTTATTTTGATGAATCGGATTGGTCGGCTCAGATCGAATATATGATTGGCGATGCTATGAAATTAATTCCCGGTTTGTCTGTTAATCCTGATCTGGTTTTTATTGATGCCGATAAAGAAAATTACCTGAATTATTATTCCATGATCATTGATCGGGTACCATCGGGTGGGTATATTATTGCCGACAATGTTTTATGGAGTGGGAAAGTGTTGGAGTCCAACGAAAAATTGGATAAGGATACG
- the mscL gene encoding large-conductance mechanosensitive channel protein MscL produces MGLFKEFREFAMRGNVVDLAVGVIIGGAFGKIVSSLVNDVIMPPLGYVLGGVDFKELKFQISDAVVDASGKVTQEAVFMNYGNFIQNIVDFLIIAFAIFMMIKTMNRVNNLKKKEEEAAAAPAAAPEPSNEEKLLTEIRDLLKK; encoded by the coding sequence ATGGGATTATTTAAAGAATTCAGAGAATTTGCGATGCGCGGAAACGTTGTTGATCTTGCGGTCGGTGTAATCATTGGTGGAGCTTTTGGAAAAATTGTTTCCTCTTTGGTGAATGATGTTATTATGCCTCCACTTGGTTATGTATTAGGCGGAGTGGATTTTAAAGAACTAAAATTTCAGATTTCTGATGCGGTTGTTGATGCCAGTGGAAAAGTTACCCAGGAAGCTGTATTTATGAATTATGGAAATTTCATTCAGAACATTGTTGATTTTTTAATTATTGCTTTTGCCATTTTTATGATGATAAAAACAATGAACCGCGTGAATAATCTTAAAAAGAAAGAAGAAGAAGCCGCTGCCGCACCTGCTGCTGCACCTGAGCCTAGCAATGAAGAAAAATTACTGACCGAAATCCGGGATCTTTTGAAAAAATAA
- a CDS encoding insulinase family protein — MNTAPLVFELKNGLKVVFLPDTSSSIVHAGLTIGAGTRDELNHEQGMAHYIEHCLFKGTKSKKSLEIISRLDAVGGELNAYTTKEETVVYGSFDQQFLERGLDLISDVVFNSVFPAAEITKEKTVIIDEIKSYQDSPSELIFDEFEENIFKGHPLGHNILGTEKSLKSFERKTVLDFFERNYIPENMTLSITGALSESKVKTLVKKYFSVTKKSVVRLGRVRPETISNFKLKKNYSTFQDHYIIGGEAYERENKWRPAFILMNNVMGGNAMNSRLNLILREKNGFAYNTEASYLPYSDTGLFMIYFGTDHKNLKRCEDLVNLEIKKFKQNRLSPTQLQQAKIQLKGQIALSDENRLNRTLSAGKSLLVYGKIQTLKEVYKKIDKITSGDVLHVANEVYAESNLSKLIFTKA, encoded by the coding sequence ATGAATACTGCTCCCCTCGTTTTTGAATTAAAGAATGGCCTTAAAGTCGTTTTTCTACCTGATACCTCTTCTTCTATTGTACATGCCGGTTTAACCATTGGCGCCGGCACGCGTGATGAGTTGAATCATGAACAAGGTATGGCCCATTATATTGAACATTGTTTATTTAAGGGGACCAAATCGAAAAAGAGTCTTGAAATCATTAGTCGACTCGATGCGGTTGGCGGGGAATTAAATGCGTACACCACCAAGGAAGAAACCGTGGTTTACGGATCGTTTGATCAGCAATTTCTGGAGCGTGGATTGGATTTAATTTCTGATGTAGTTTTTAATTCGGTTTTTCCGGCTGCGGAAATTACGAAGGAAAAAACGGTGATTATAGATGAAATAAAATCGTATCAGGATTCTCCTTCGGAATTGATTTTTGATGAGTTTGAAGAAAATATTTTTAAGGGCCATCCGCTTGGACATAACATTCTTGGTACAGAAAAATCGTTGAAATCGTTTGAAAGAAAAACTGTTTTGGATTTTTTCGAGCGCAATTATATTCCAGAGAATATGACCTTAAGCATTACCGGTGCATTATCTGAAAGCAAAGTAAAAACGCTGGTAAAAAAATATTTTTCTGTTACTAAAAAGAGTGTTGTACGCTTAGGAAGAGTACGACCTGAAACCATTTCTAATTTTAAACTGAAAAAAAATTATTCCACTTTTCAGGATCATTACATTATTGGCGGTGAAGCTTATGAAAGGGAAAATAAATGGCGTCCGGCTTTTATTTTAATGAATAATGTAATGGGAGGGAATGCCATGAACAGCAGGTTAAATTTAATTCTCCGCGAAAAAAATGGATTTGCCTATAATACAGAAGCTTCGTATTTGCCCTATTCCGATACAGGATTGTTTATGATTTATTTCGGAACGGATCATAAAAATCTAAAACGATGTGAGGATTTAGTGAATCTTGAAATTAAAAAGTTTAAGCAAAACAGACTTAGTCCAACTCAATTGCAACAAGCAAAAATTCAGCTGAAGGGTCAAATTGCATTGTCGGATGAAAACCGTTTAAACAGGACTTTATCTGCCGGGAAAAGTTTATTGGTTTATGGCAAAATTCAAACGTTAAAGGAAGTCTATAAAAAAATAGATAAAATCACTTCGGGCGATGTGTTGCATGTGGCCAATGAAGTGTATGCCGAATCGAACCTTAGTAAATTAATTTTTACAAAAGCCTGA